The Setaria viridis chromosome 6, Setaria_viridis_v4.0, whole genome shotgun sequence genome contains a region encoding:
- the LOC117859698 gene encoding cullin-3A, whose product MMNGQKKRGTKIEPFRHRVETDPKFFDKSWRKLHDAIREIYNHNASGLSFEELYRTAYNMVLHKFGPKLYDKLIENMKEHLEEMRTCVEAAQGVLFLEELERKWNDHNKALTMIRDILMYMDRTYIPTNKKTPVFDLGLELWRDTIVRSPMIQGRLLDTLLELIHRERTGEVINRCLMRTTTKMLMNLGSSVYQDDFERPFLEVSASFYSGESQQFIDCYSCGDYLKLAERRLSEESERVSQYMDVKTNEKITAVVVKEMLANHMQRLILMENSGLVNMLVEDRYEDLTRMYTLFNHVPDGLTTIRSVMMSHIKDTGKSLVTDPERLKDPVDFVQRLLNEKDKYDNIINVSFNSDKSFMNALNSSFEHFINLNNRSPEFISLFVDDKLRKGVKEANEEDLETVLDKVMMLFRYLQEKDLFEKYYKQHLAKRLLSGKATSDDSERSMLVKLKTECGYQFTSKLEGMFTDLKTSHDTTQGFYASTSDLADYPTISVQILTTGSWPTQPCNTCNLPPEIVAVSERFRAYYLGTHNGRRLTWQTNMGNADIKATFGNGSKHELNVSTYQMCVLMLFNSSDVLTYREIEQSTAIPAADLKRCLQSLALVKGKQVLRKEPMSRDIADDDSFSVNDKFTSKLFKVKIGTVVAQKETDPEKLETRQRVEEDRKPQIEAAIVRIMKSRRVLDHNSIMTEVTKQLQPRFLPNPVVIKKRIESLIEREFLERDKTDRKMYRYLA is encoded by the exons atgatgaaCGGCCAGAAGAAGCGCGGGACGAAGATCGAGCCCTTCCGGCACCGCGTGGAGACCGACCCCAAGTTCTTCGACAAGTCGTGGCGGAAGCTCCACGACGCCATCCGCGAGATCTACAACCACAACGCCAGCGGCCTCTCCTTCGAGGAGCTCTACAG GACTGCTTATAACATGGTTCTGCACAAATTTGGTCCTAAGCTCTATGACAAACTCATAGAAAACATGAAAGAGCATCTTGAAGAGATGCGTACATGTGTAGAGGCTGCTCAAGGTGTTTTGTTCCTGGAAGAGTTGGAGAGAAAATGGAATGACCATAACAAGGCATTGACAATGATTAGAGACATCCTGATGTACATGGACAGGACATATATTCCCACTAATAAAAAGACACCTGTCTTTGATCTTGGATTGGAGCTTTGGAGAGATACCATAGTTAGGTCTCCAATGATTCAGGGGAGGTTGCTTGACACACTTCTTGAACTCATACATAGAGAAAGGACCGGTGAAGTGATTAATAGATGCTTGATGAGGACTACAACTAAAATGTTGATGAATCTAGGGTCTTCTGTTTATCAGGATGATTTTGAAAGACCATTTCTTGAGGTGTCTGCTAGTTTCTACAGTGGTGAGTCGCAGCAATTCATTGATTGCTATTCTTGTGGTGACTATCTGAAGCTTGCCGAGAGGCGCCTCAGTGAAGAATCAGAGCGTGTTTCACAATATATGGATGTGAAAACAAATGAGAAAATTACTGCTGTTGTGGTGAAAGAGATGCTAGCAAATCACATGCAGAGGTTGATTCTTATGGAGAACTCAGGGCTTGTGAATATGCTTGTTGAAGACAGGTATGAAGACCTGACAAGGATGTACACTTTATTTAATCATGTACCTGATGGGCTCACAACGATTAGATCTGTGATGATGTCTCACATTAAGGATACTGGAAAGAGTCTGGTAACAGATCCAGAGAGACTAAAGGACCCTGTTGATTTTGTCCAGAGGCTTCTAAATGAGAAGGATAAGtatgacaatatcatcaacGTGTCATTTAACAGTGACAAGAGTTTCATGAATGCTCTGAATTCCTCATTTGAGCACTTCATCAACTTGAACAACAGATCCCCTGAGTTCATATCACTGTTTGTTGATGACAAACTGCGGAAAGGGGTGAAAGAGGCCAATGAGGAGGATCTTGAGACTGTCCTGGACAAGGTGATGATGCTGTTTAGGTACTTGCAAGAAAAGGATCTCTTTGAGAAGTATTACAAGCAACACTTGGCAAAGCGTCTTCTTTCTGGGAAGGCTACTTCTGATGATTCTGAGAGGAGCATGCTTGTGAAGCTGAAGACAGAATGTGGATACCAGTTTACCTCGAAGTTGGAGGGCATGTTCACTGATTTGAAGACCTCTCATGATACTACGCAAGGGTTTTATGCGTCTACCTCAGATCTGGCAGATTACCCCACAATATCTGTCCAGATACTCACCACTGGTTCATGGCCAACACAACCCTGCAACACCTGCAACCTGCCCCCTGAGATAGTTGCTGTCTCTGAGAGGTTTCGGGCTTATTACCTTGGCACCCACAATGGCAGGAGGCTCACATGGCAAACAAACATGGGGAATGCTGACATCAAAGCAACATTTGGAAATGGCAGCAAGCATGAATTGAATGTCTCAACTTACCAGATGTGCGTTCTCATGCTGTTCAACTCATCAGATGTCCTGACTTACCGTGAAATCGAGCAGTCTACAGCAATACCAGCTGCTGACCTGAAGCGATGCCTCCAGTCACTGGCTCTCGTGAAGGGTAAGCAAGTCCTGCGGAAGGAGCCCATGAGCAGGGACATTGCTGACGACGACAGCTTCTCTGTGAATGACAAGTTCACCAGCAAGCTGTTCAAGGTGAAGATTGGCACTGTGGTGGCACAGAAGGAGACAGACCCTGAGAAGCTGGAGACCCGCCagcgggtcgaggaggaccgGAAGCCGCAGATTGAGGCGGCCATTGTGCGGATCATGAAGTCGAGGCGGGTCCTGGACCACAACAGCATCATGACGGAGGTGACGAAGCAGCTGCAGCCCCGTTTCCTGCCCAACCCTGTGGTGATCAAGAAGCGGATCGAGTCCCTCATTGAGCGTGAGTTCCTGGAGCGGGACAAGACGGACAGGAAGATGTACCGCTATCTTGCCTAG
- the LOC117859701 gene encoding uncharacterized protein codes for MPPATAAAARCPLLRRAPAALRGALSRSGMARRLVAASAGGGGRAPAYGGLLLDAGGTLLQVARPVAETYASIGRRYGVTKPEKGIMEGFKRAFSAPWPKTLRYQGDGRPFWRIVVAEATNCTDDDYFEEVYQYYAHGDAWCLPDGADTTLRELKDAGVKLAVVSNFDTRLRKLLKDLNVSDMFDAIVVSSEVGYEKPAPEIFKIALDQIGVDASKAVHVGDDETADKAGANGIGLECWLWGADLKTFSEIRYRILTDDQ; via the exons atgccgcccgccaccgcggcggcggcgcgctgtcCCCTCCTCCGGCGGGCTCCGGCGGCACTCCGTGGCGCTCTATCCCGCTCAGGCATGGCGCGGCGTCTGGTGGCAGCGAGCgctgggggcggcgggcgggcgccagCGTACGGCGGGCTGCTGCTCGACGCCGGCGGCACGCTGCTGCAGGTGGCGCGGCCGGTTGCCGAGACCTACGCCTCCATCGGCCGCCGCTACG GTGTGACGAAGCCTGAGAAGGGCATCATGGAGGGGTTCAAGCGGGCCTTCTCGGCGCCATGGCCGAAGACGCTCAGGTACCAG GGAGATGGAAGGCCATTCTGGAGAATTGTCGTAGCAGAAGCAACCAATTGCACTGATGATGATTATTTCGAAGAAGTGTATCAG TACTATGCCCATGGAGATGCTTGGTGTTTGCCTGATGGAGCAGACACAACACTTCGTGAGCTGAAGGATGCTGGAG TTAAGCTAGCTGTTGTATCTAACTTTGATACAAGGCTAAGGAAATTGCTTAAGGACCTCAATGTCTCTGATAT GTTTGATGCCATTGTGGTATCATCAGAGGTTGGGTACGAGAAACCTGCTCCAGAGATCTTCAAGATAGCATTAG ATCAAATTGGTGTGGACGCCAGCAAGGCAGTGCATGTAGGAGATGATGAAACTGCAGACAAGGCAGGTGCAAATGGTATAGGACTTGAGTGCTG GCTGTGGGGTGCTGATCTGAAGACATTTTCTGAGATTCGGTACCGGATTTTAACAGATGATCAATGA
- the LOC117859700 gene encoding V-type proton ATPase subunit D, giving the protein MAGQGQRLNVVPTVTTLGVVKARLAGATRGHALLKKKSDALTVQFRAILKRIVSAKDAMGDAMRAASLSLAEALYAAGAPVRHAVQQSVSGPAALRVRAHQDNIAGVRLPRFESYLSDGGAAGGASSSSPVASLAGLAGGGQQVAACRAAHARALEVLVELASLQTSFLTLDVAIKTTNRRVNALENVVKPRLENTITYIRGELDEQEREEFFRLKKIQANKRRALEQQKEAAARYAEEKAAGEVMLKRGVSMDTAASMLDNGDRDEDIIF; this is encoded by the coding sequence atgGCGGGGCAGGGGCAGCGGCTGAACGTGGTGCCGACGGTGACGACGCTGGGCGTGGTGAAGgcgcgcctcgccggcgccacccgCGGCCACGCGCTGCTCAAGAAGAAGTCGGACGCGCTCACCGTCCAGTTCCGCGCCATCCTGAAGCGCATCGTCTCCGCCAAGGACGCCATGGGCGATGCCATGCGCGCCGCCTCGCTCTCCCTCGCCGAGGCGCTctacgccgccggcgcgccggtCCGCCACGCCGTGCAGCAGTCCGTCTCCGGCCCCGCCGCGCTCCGCGTCCGCGCGCACCAGGACAACATTGCCGGCGTCCGCCTCCCCCGCTTCGAGAGCTACCTATCTGACGGCGGCGCTGCCGGGggagcgtcgtcgtcgtcgccggtggcGTCGCTggcggggctcgccggcggcgggcagcaGGTGGCGGCGTGCCGGGCGGCGCACGCGCGGGCGCTGGAGGTGCTGGTGGAGCTGGCGTCGCTGCAGACGTCGTTCCTGACGCTGGACGTGGCGATCAAGACGACCAACCGGCGCGTGAACGCGCTGGAGAACGTGGTGAAGCCGCGCCTGGAGAACACCATCACCTACATCCGGGGGGAGCTCGACGAGCAAGAACGGGAGGAGTTCTTCCGCCTCAAGAAGATCCAGGCGAACAAGCGGCGGGCGCTCGAGCAGCAGAaggaggccgccgcgcgctACGCCGAGGagaaggccgccggcgaggtcatGCTCAAGCGCGGCGTCTCCATGGACACCGCCGCCAGCATGCTCGACAACGGCGACAGGGACGAGGACATCATCTTCTGA
- the LOC117859685 gene encoding uncharacterized protein — protein MAQRPPSRCSARPRSPATAAVWSLPAAALLLVLLLRWPPMGSYPPVSPRGGSASVPARRAELYAKMARDLDERGAAFLRGGETSQSLTLTDLFDTADDGAVVPRLKAADPPVRANVLYLDPEFAAVISKAVKEVFLPYFDQVIWFQNTSMYHFSLFHASHHLEPIVATDDEIEAEVEAVKKVTKTICPLKIVLDRVVLTSTGVLLGLWQVESGTDPAEIRSRLREALPRAPQKQLYDSVLLHTSFARILGHPKLPQEQSASSFDHTKFFHGLVAQVNEKIRGFQARVSELWYVEEYDVLALALNGKMKVRRLHLDCNR, from the exons ATGGCGCAGAGGCCCCCGAGCCGCTGCTCCGCCCGTCCCAGAtctccggccaccgccgccgtctggtccctccccgccgccgccctcctcctcgtcctcctcctccgctggcCGCCCATGGGCTCCTACCCTCCCGTCTCCCCTC GCGGCGGCTCCGCCTCCGTGCCGGCCCGGCGCGCGGAGCTGTACGCGAAGATGGCGCGGGACCTCgacgagcgcggcgcggcgttCCTCCGGGGCGGCGAGACGTCGCAGTCGCTCACGCTGACGGACCTCTTCGACACCGCCGACGACGGAGCCGTCGTGCCCAGGCTCAAG GCCGCCGACCCACCGGTGCGCGCGAATGTGCTCTATCTGGACCCGGAGTTCGCCGCTGTGATCTC GAAGGCTGTCAAGGAAGTATTTCTTCCTTATTTTGATCAAG tTATCTGGTTCCAAAATACAAGCATGTACCACTTCAGTTTGTTTCACGCCTCCCATCACTTGGAGCCCATTGTTGCAACTGATGACGAG ATTGAAGCCGAAGTGGAGGCAGTAAAAAAAGTCACCAAGACTATTTGTCCTCTTAAAATTGTATTGGATCGAGTGGTTTTGACGTCAACTGGTGTGCTTCTTGGCTTGTGGCAG GTTGAATCTGGTACTGATCCTGCAGAAATCCGCTCAAGATTGAGAGAAGCTCTCCCTCGAGCACCTCAAAAGCAACTG TATGATTCTGTTCTGCTTCACACCTCCTTTGCACGAATTCTGGGGCATCCTAAGCTTCCACAAGAG CAAAGCGCATCATCTTTTGATCACACCAAGTTCTTCCATGGGTTGGTCGCTCAAGTTAATGAGAAGATCCGTGGCTTCCAG GCGAGGGTATCAGAGCTATGGTACGTTGAAGAGTATGATGTTCTTGCGCTGGCCCTGAATGGAAAGATGAAAGTACGGAGGCTCCACCTTGACTGCAATCGTTAG